From one Planococcus citri chromosome 3, ihPlaCitr1.1, whole genome shotgun sequence genomic stretch:
- the skd gene encoding mediator of RNA polymerase II transcription subunit 13 isoform X1: MTHPSHETNGASLEDCHTNFYALTDLCGIKWRKWVWGEVVSYSPDPLQDPVLSSYSRCLSNDILCVWRRIGSPPNSQTPGVPPGGPLFDPLAGLTTMAAPVAPTLSLTVAKELWIFWYGDEPSFSNVISPELLTSNSGEQGSWESGLSYECRSLLFKALHNLIERCLLSHDFVRLGKWFVQPYDGSKKLIENSSTHLSISFSFFVHGESTVCTSIDVRQHPPVRTLVKEHLEQMQSGAQSTQPIQVILAPFGLVGTLTGQTFKAEDAHTKRLLEEWKQFYPININSVHTVEPVVEVVLSGVKAKYPSCYVLVTDMDDSTANFYGNPGPSVKNSNQPVSGVPVTVVPLHQHHPESMAHPYSPATVLPERAWQDSIVSLPETPPISPCHTPSQQQQQQQQPTQQPQQQPQQQQQQPQPIAGPSNENLPNSECTSSSSGLWNFNDPTRKSTCYCFKHSFNSKQHPNSGPFSYQQSNSFASSQSQNSSGSAAGSGVGNLNDTCNSLPMNTPPSITPSPLPNPNSSQPSSVPTMSDPTMPTLSPQHPSSQPPPTPHSDDKIPRTPSEFQGPKSVSSTSNQIYSPYPSAPSIENQGSVKPDISRPSSVQLVNTLPSQSTPRPETPLISLKRPQLASKEYENALLDDETPSTLLYDYSLFDAWLNHPVKKFKVAEPKVEPADRNPIRKLMSQSSSFGYNNNSSNSSSSSSSAYPARTLNSPPEQLFIKQEPNEVNAADVASSSSSNNVANSAIRFKSDPFSFEDGAGLNIDTFNKRSASPLNKQEEDKKLFEQVTINGSKCTPNNLYTNEGLTASYKDLDQIFENSDDTSSDETALQVQTPPGSNKPAGSDECYSSTATLLVRPPRGSGGGNNGILRPEELSKMFPTPPSLEHNPIASPCGGHLSDTPGSDPADYVMPLSNTRYKQEICPSMGSPHDEGIDDWSFVFVPPVCAKMVGSSKYAPLTNLPSQSLPPVTLPSNAVYKPTYYYNQHQEKSKAPNNNSMNVIPSSSNASSIAANSAAAAATPGPSGVGSSGAGSSGLQSPLRPPSAMMLPHQPGTPHHHHIPPSPHHSHHSLVPSPHNAMHPHAGMHPRMGLSPISPSPGPYPPSPMMPWQQQYRAGGVRTPCQPPPPYSPASSAGSSYLNKNAVGSEPGNSTAATMLRPPEANSLVVNILLSDTLLNIFRDHNFDSCTLCVCNASAKVVGNIKGSDAGTYLPQSISSNMSPYPPYSPAPHHFVDEDSIRCSCGFSAVVNRRLSHAAGLFLEDEAEITGILEEPYEKDDLNGAASGVIDLVREQCVIVHSSCNALYRAARQYKQRVNTPVINMLEFRDTNEIALLALEQGRIAHLEAATVSMCKVDDMGNRQQMMQHCGGVNNRYHCIHRWPFYRAKGPRCNQDIIRVMKILQPLLQDAIQKKCSTRLWEAPYTVTGPLTWRQFHRLAGRGTDDRCEPQPIPPVVVGHDKDWLSVSPYTLHYWEKLLLEPYSYSRDVAYIVVAPDNDFVLQKTKIFFKELSSCYEICRLGRHSPISKGCIDGILRVSKNAAVKLPKEPVDEWFNMLADNSTTAMLRLYTHVCKHFLVSQLNGVTLDSSLFDGPDSGSKSTSSNNVNRPTPSPMPPPPSTTPDSSIGSVQSNSEKPPTTPKSEPNDECSRNESTPTSNSSSFLNDSTSHDDDDVDPPAIVIYLVEPVSVSSDDSDTHRLACLALLRCYNNVLSVLPEQIRSNITVQIISLESILELGRSGDRNRHCDEMRALALSVFSQCRRLLTHSSNVKALTGFGTAAMTDLFLKSKDEKNKAAYKAYCPPYILSKSREKLRSGHENSDCGGNGVGNSVLSSDQQCSILYVTYCLSEDQKWILVSAIDSQGIILETTTINIHIPNRSRRRKAPARRIGLQKVMDFILGVMSQSVTPWRLVVGRVGRLGHGELKGWSWLLSRKSLVRASKQLKEICGQCSLLYPTDVPCILSACLVSLEADSTLRVMPDQFTPDERFSQTSVNCQLSTPHDVTCTHILVFPTSATTQSSQTAFQEQQNNGPDLGDEDILMALNDDMPDGMGDFNDFLSSWPGTDTAAVRSPTGSPRGAGRSQPGSPCDLGDPNDQRSPFPCNGDPLRNGAGGADMQEEVGTLLQQPLALGYFVSTAPTGRMPKWFWSSCPHLENVCPAFLKSALHMHTTQQNSDELLQQSSVSGHPLDSQFTTDVLRYVLEGYNSLSWLAIDSNTHDRLSCLPVHMQVLMQLYHMMSALI, encoded by the exons ACAGTGGCGAACAAGGTTCGTGGGAAAGTGGTCTCAGTTACGAATGCAGATCTctactttttaaagctttacaTAATCTAATAGAAAG GTGTTTATTATCTCATGATTTTGTTCGACTTGGCAAATGGTTTGTTCAACCGTACGATGGTTCGAAAAAGTTGATCGaaaacag CAGCACACATCTGTccatatcattttcatttttcgttcacGGAGAAAGCACAGTATGTACGAGTATCGACGTACGTCAACATCCTCCAGTACGTACGCTGGTCAAAGAGCATTTAGAACAAATGCAATCTGGCGCCCAGTCAACTCAGCCGATTCAAG TGATCCTGGCACCTTTTGGTTTGGTGGGTACGTTGACGGGGCAGACGTTCAAAGCGGAAGATGCGCATACGAAGAGATTGCTAGAAGAATGGAAACAATTTTATCCTATTAATATTAATAGCGTTCATACCGTTGAACCGGTAGTCGAAGTAGTTTTAT CCGGCGTCAAAGCGAAATATCCATCTTGTTATGTGTTGGTGACGGATATGGACGACTCGACGGCGAATTTTTACGGTAATCCGGGACCCAGTGTTAAGAATTCCAATCAGCCTGTTTCGG GTGTGCCCGTTACAGTTGTTCCGTTACATCAGCATCATCCAGAATCGATGGCGCATCCTTATTCGCCAGCTACGGTTTTGCCTGAACGTGCGTGGCAAGATAGCATAGTTTCGTTACCGGAAACGCCGCCGATATCACCTTGTCACACTCCGtcgcagcaacaacaacaacagcaacaaccaACGCAGCAGCCGCAACAACAACcccaacagcaacagcaacaaccTCAGCCGATTGCTGGTCCATCGAACGAGAATTTGCCAAATTCAGAATGCACGTCGTCTTCTTCGGGGCTGTGGAATTTCAACGATCCGACCAGAAAGTCAACGTGTTATTGTTTCAA ACACTCGTTCAACTCGAAACAACATCCGAACAGCGGCCCGTTCTCATATCAACAATCCAACAGTTTCGCATCCTCGCAATCTCAAAATTCGTCCGGTAGCGCCGCCGGTAGCGGGGTAGGCAATCTTAATGATACTTGTAATTCGTTACCTATGAACACACCGCCCTCGATTACACCTTCGCCTCTACCAAATCCGAATTCCTCTCAGCCGTCGTCGGTGCCGACTATGTCCGATCCGACGATGCCTACCCTTAGTCCGCAGCATCCATCCTCGCAACCGCCACCCACGCCGCATTCCGATGATAAAATACCGCGTACGCCGTCTGAATTTCAGGGACCCAAGTCGGTCTCGTCTACGTCTAATCAG ATTTACTCGCCGTATCCTTCGGCGCCAAGTATAGAAAATCAAGGCAGCGTTAAACCAGATATCAGTCGGCCTAGTAGTGTACAATTAGTGAATACGTTACCGTCGCAATCTACTCCGCGTCCCGAAACGCCTTTAATTTCGTTGAAACGTCCACAGCTGGCGTCTAAAGAATACGAAAATGCTCTCTTGGACGACGAAACGCCGTCCACCTTGTTGTACGATTATTCGTTATTTGATGCTTG GTTAAACCATCCTGTTAAGAAATTCAAAGTAGCCGAACCTAAAGTCGAACCGGCAGATAGGAATCCGATTAGGAAACTGATGTCGCAAAGCTCGAGTTTCGgttataataataatagtagCAATAGCAGTAGCAGCAGCTCATCGGCGTATCCGGCTCGAACCTTGAATTCACCTCCGGAACAATTATTCATCAAGCAGGAGCCGAATGAGGTGAATGCTGCGGATGTGGcgagtagtagtagtagtaataATGTCGCAAATAGTGCAATACGTTTCAAAAGCGATCCGTTCAGCTTCGAGGATGGCGCCGGATTGAATATAGATACCTTTAATAAAAGATCTGCGTCACCGTTGAATAAG CAGGAGgaagataaaaaattattcgaacaaGTTACTATCAATGGCTCGAAATGTACTCCGAATAACCTATATACTAACGAAGGACTTACCGCCTCGTACAAAGatctcgatcaaattttcgaaaattcggaCGACACTTCGAGCGACGAAACAGcc TTACAGGTACAAACGCCTCCTGGATCGAATAAACCGGCCGGTTCGGACGAATGTTACAGCAGCACAGCAACGCTGTTAGTGAGACCTCCAAGAGGTAGTGGCGGCGGCAATAACGGTATCCTCAGGCCGGAAGAGTTATCTAAAATGTTCCCAACACCTCCATCGTTGGAGCATAACCCTATAGCGTCGCCATGCGGTGGTCATCTTTCCGATACCCCCGGTAGCGATCCGGCCGACTACGTTATGCCGTTGAGTAATACTCGATACAAGCAGGAGATCTGTCCCAGTATGGGTAGTCCTCACGACGAAGGCATCGAT GATTGGAGTTTCGTTTTTGTTCCTCCGGTTTGCGCCAAGATGGTGGGATCGTCGAAATACGCGCCGCTGACTAATTTACCTAGTCAAAGTTTACCGCCTGTTACCTTACCGTCGAACGCCGTCTATAAGCCGACGTATTATTATAATCAGCATCAAGAGAAATCTAA agCACCGAATAACAATTCCATGAACGTCATTCCGTCGTCATCGAACGCCTCGTCGATAGCGGCCAACTCGGCAGCGGCTGCAGCAACACCAGGTCCGTCCGGTGTCGGTAGCTCGGGCGCCGGAAGCAGCGGTCTGCAGTCTCCATTACGTCCGCCTAGCGCGATGATGTTACCGCATCAACCGGGTACGCCGCACCATCATCACATACCACCGTCGCCGCACCACTCTCATCACTCGTTAGTACCTTCGCCGCACAACGCGATGCATCCGCACGCCGGCATGCATCCGCGCATGGGCCTATCGCCGATCAGTCCAAGTCCAGGTCCGTATCCGCCTAGTCCGATGATGCCGTGGCAGCAACAGTATCGCGCTGGTGGCGTACGTACCCCGTGTCAGCCTCCTCCACCTTATAGTCCGGCCAGCTCGGCCGGGTCGTCGTATTTGAACAAGAACGCAGTCGGCTCAGAGCCGGGTAATTCGACAGCCGCAACTATGCTCAGACCTCCCGAAGCGAATTCGCTCGTCGTGAACATCCTGTTGAGTGACACGCTGTTGAACATATTCCGCGACCATAATTTCGATAGTTGTACGTTATGCGTATGCAACGCCAGCGCCAAGGTAGTCGGCAATATCAAAGGAAGCGACGCCGGAACGTACTTGCCGCAATCGATCAGTTCGAACATGTCGCCCTATCCTCCTTATTCGCCGGCACCGCATCATTTCGTCGACGAAGATTCCATCCGGTGCAGCTGCGGTTTCAGCGCTGTTGTGAACAGGCGGCTGTCTCATGCGGCTGGTTTGTTCTTGGAAGACGAAGCCGAAATTACCGGTATACTGGAAGAACCGTACGAAAAAGACGATCTGAACGGAGCCGCGTCGGGCGTCATTGATCTGGTACGCGAGCAGTGCGTCATCGTACATAGTTCGTGCAACGCGCTATATCGAGCTGCCCGACAGTACAAGCAACGCGTCAATACTCCGGTTATCAATATGCTAGAATTCCGAGATACCAACGAGATCGCTTTGTTGGCCTTGGAGCAAGGCCGTATCGCGCATCTGGAAGCGGCCACTGTCTCCATGTGTAAG GTCGACGATATGGGTAACCGACAACAAATGATGCAGCATTGCGGCGGTGTTAACAACAGATACCATTGTATCCATAGATGGCCGTTCTACCGCGCCAAAGGACCTCGGTGTAATCAAGATATCATTCGCGTCATGAAAATACTACAACCGTTGTTGCAAGACGCCATACAAAAGAAGTGTTCTACTAGGCTGTGGGAAGCACCGTATACCGTTACCGGACCATTAACGTGGAGACAATTCCATAGGCTCGCTGGACGAG GCACCGATGATCGATGCGAACCGCAACCTATACCGCCGGTTGTGGTGGGTCATGACAAAGATTGGTTATCAGTGTCACCGTATACGTTGCATTACTGGGAGAAATTATTGCTAGAACCGTACTCGTACAGCAGAGATGTGGCGTATATTGTAGTTGCTCCTGATAACgattttgttttacaaaaaaccaagattttctTCAAAGAGCTTAGCTCCTGTTACGAG ATATGTCGCTTAGGAAGGCATAGTCCTATATCTAAAGGATGTATCGATGGTATACTGCGCGTAAGCAAAAATGCGGCTGTGAAATTACCAAAAGAACCAGTCGATGAATGGTTCAACATGTTAGCGGATAATAGTACGACTGCTATGTTAAGATTATATACTCAC GTGTGTAAGCATTTCCTAGTATCGCAATTGAACGGCGTCACGCTGGATTCATCGTTGTTCGACGGTCCAGATAGCGGGTCCAAGAGCACTTCGAGTAACAACGTCAATAGACCTACTCCTTCGCCGATGCCTCCTCCGCCGTCAACGACGCCGGATAGTTCGATAGGCAGCGTACAAAGTAACTCGGAGAAACCACCTACGACACCGAAATCCGAGCCAAATG acgAATGCAGTAGAAATGAATCGACGCCGACTTCGAACAGTTCGTCGTTTTTGAACGATTCAACGAGtcatgacgatgacgacgtcgATCCTCCGGCCATAGTCATTTATTTAGTGGAGCCGGTATCAGTGAGCAGCGACGACAGTGATACGCATCGATTAGCTTGTTTGGCATTACTGCGGTGCTACAATAACGTGCTTTCCGTGCTACCCGAACAAATACGTAGTAATATTACGGTCCAG ATTATCTCCTTAGAAAGTATTTTAGAATTAGGACGAAGCGGTGATCGAAATCGTCATTGCGACGAAATGAGAGCGCTGGCTTTATCGGTGTTCTCGCAGTGTCGTAGATTGCTCACACATTCTTCCAATGTTAAAGCGTTGACCGGATTCGGAACGGCAGCGATGACTGATCTCTTTTTGAAGAGCAAAGAC gAGAAAAATAAAGCGGCCTATAAAGCGTACTGTCCACCTTACATATTATCAAAAAGTCGTGAAAAATTACGAAGCGGCCACGAGAATTCAGATTGCGGCGGTAATGGCGTCGGCAACAGCGTTCTGTCTTCCGATCAACAATGTTCCATTTTATACGTTACCTATTGTTTGTCTGAAGACCAAAAGTGGATCCTCGTTTCGGCTATCGATAGTCAAGGTATCATTTTGGAGACTACTACCATCAACATTCATATACCAAATAG AAGTCGCAGAAGAAAAGCACCTGCTCGGCGGATAGGCTTACAAAAAGTGATGGATTTCATATTGGGCGTGATGTCGCAGAGCGTTACACCATGGAGATTGGTAGTAGGTCGTGTCGGTAGATTAGGTCACGGAGAATTGAAAG GCTGGAGTTGGCTGCTGAGTCGAAAATCATTAGTGAGAGCTTCGAAGCAGCTGAAAGAAATCTGCGGCCAATGCAGTCTGCTGTACCCGACGGACGTACCGTGTATTCTGAGCGCTTGTCTAGTCTCATTAGAAGCGGATTCGACGTTACGTGTGATGCCGGATCAATTCACACCCGATGAGAGGTTCAGTCAGACTTCGGTGAATTGCCAGCTATCGACGCCGCACGACGTCACCTGTACTCATATTCTAGTATTTCCTACATCGGCAACTACTCAG TCCTCACAAACTGCTTTTCAAGAGCAACAAAACAACGGACCAGATTTAGGCGACGAAGATATTCTGATGGCGTTAAATGACGATATGCCGGATGGGATGGGCGATTTCAATGATTTCCTCAGTTCATGGCCCGGTACGGATACGGCTGCAGTCCGTAGTCCGACCGGCAGTCCTAGAGGTGCAGGAAGATCACAGCCCGGTAGCCCGTGCGATCTCGGCGATCCGAACGATCAACGTAGTCCGTTCCCGTGCAATGGTGATCCGTTACGA AATGGCGCTGGCGGTGCAGATATGCAAGAAGAAGTTGGCACCTTATTACAACAGCCGTTGGCTTTGGGTTATTTCGTTTCGACGGCGCCTACCGGACGTATGCCGAAATGGTTCTGGTCATCGTGTCCACATTTGGAGAACGTCTGTCCGGCTTTTTTGAAGAGTGCTTTACACATGCACACGACGCAGCAGAATTCCGACGAGTTACTACAGCAGTCGTCCGTTTCTGGTCATCCGTTAGATTCGCAGTTTACTACAGATGTTTTAAG ATATGTGTTGGAAGGTTACAATTCTTTATCTTGGCTAGCCATCGATTCCAATACGCACGATCGTCTTTCATGTCTTCCCGTACATATGCAAGTACTGATGCAGCTTTATCACATGATGTCGGCCCTTATATGA